From a single Miscanthus floridulus cultivar M001 chromosome 8, ASM1932011v1, whole genome shotgun sequence genomic region:
- the LOC136470301 gene encoding histone-lysine N-methyltransferase set9-like, translating to MALPSSSAEFASISPLGFLPVTEKMTRNNHAMWKAQVISALKGAQMVNFIDPAVHPLEQFLPPKDDKMEDEPPVVNPEFEKLVAKDQQVLNYLLTSLSREIGSQVTAVTTASTAWSAIEVLHAS from the coding sequence ATGGCGCTCCCATCCTCCTCTGCAGAGTTTGCTAGTATCTCTCCTCTCGGTTTCCTTCCCGTCACCGAGAAGATGACAAGGAACAACCACGCCATGTGGAAGGCACAGGTCATCTCCGCGCTGAAGGGTGCCCAGATGGTGAACTTCATCGACCCGGCAGTGCACCCGCTGGAGCAGTTCCTGCCACCGAAGGACGACAAGATGGAGGATGAGCCACCCGTTGTAAACCCTGAGTTCGAAAAATTGGTGGCCAAGGATCAACAAGTTCTCAACTACTTGCTCACATCCCTCTCTCGGGAGATTGGATCTCAAGTCACGGCGGTGACTACGGCATCGACGGCATGGTCCGCCATCGAGGTGCTTCATGCGTCCTAG